GTATTCTAAGGAAAAATCAAAGAAGAAGGAATAGTCTAAGCATACCAAGACATTTTTGGATTTGGGAGAATTTTACTCTCAAGAACAGGCTGAGTTCTTGTCACTTGAGCTTGTGGCATTTTGCTGCTAGCTATCCAGTAAGTCTTCAGAAACTCTCCTTCATCTGCTTCTCTTTCCATTTCTTGAGTTCTCTTACAAAGTAAAGATCTCACAGCCACTGTTCCTAGGACGAGCCCCGTGAATCCTGCCACAAACCCTAGAATCCATAACAAAGACATCTTGTGCCTTTTCTTGATTGGAATTACTATAGAGAAATGGCCTTGACTTGTGCTGTGACATATATTAGGCAAGCTCAAGTCACTTAGTAAGACGTCCCCAAGAGCCCCAAATGCAGCACATTTCGTCCCCTCTTTGCCTCTAGCTGATAATGATTTGTTAAACGCAATAGATATAGTCTCTCCGTTGGTGTTGAGCTCGAGTTTTGACAAGTTTTTGCTGCTCAAATGGGATGCATCATAGACCAGAAAACCAACAACAGGGGTCAAGAGTGAGTAACCTGATAGGCTGTAGTATGAAGAAGAGCAGTTACCAAGATTGTGGTAAACTATGAGTATTCTCTTGACATAAGGCACAGGAAGAGTCTTTGGTGGAATGAGGAAGCTGCTGAAATTGGCTCCTTTTGTCCATAGGGTTCTGCTTCTGAGCCCTACCACAGAAAGCTTCATCCCAGCTAGATATTTAGGGAGCCTAGCGTCGTAGAGCTCGTCTGAGTGCCGTCGCTTCTGACTCATCACTCTCAGAGCATGGTCATGAAGAATGGTGTCCAAAGGTTCAGCAAAGCAGTGGATCAAAGAGGTGAACTGCAACAACAAGATGAAGCAGAGATTGCTTTTCTTCTGTCCCATGAGGGAGTTTGTCTGAATTTTGTGTGTTGAATATATTCTTTTTATGGTGAAGAAGTTAACCTTTCATAAGTCAAAAATGGACCCAAGTTAATTATATGGTCTCCTAAGTAGAGGTGTGTAATGATAGTGAAGAGTGAGGTGTAGCGCATGCTGCTGTTGCTTTTTGGTCCATTTTGGTGCTGAATCAATGGAAGATCAATTTGAAATTACAAAAGTTAATTTGGTAGTTGATTATATattcatatgcataattttcTTTCGAGGTCATTTAGTAGGGTGTAAACGAATCAAGTCGCTCGCGAACTATTTGGAGCTCGACTCGAAAAAAGCTCATGCAAGTTcatttagagaagctcgataaataaacaaaccaactTGAgattagtagtattcggctcgttagctcgtgaacatgttcgtcaagtgattcagcttgaaaaatataaattattactctttccgtctcacgaatcttgacacgtttgatttcggtACGGGAAtttagaagttgtagattagtgttttaagatAAAAGTggtaaagtaggagagagaatgtaataaaaatgataaattatgagagagaatgtaataatttaataccttatttgaaaatgtatcaagattcgtgggacggcctaaaaagaaaaacgtgtcaagattcgtgggacggagggagtagtatatacaacttatatttatccactaaaagtaaaaataattgaattaaatctctaattaattttatttgtcataagaaaataattaatatatttattattttaaataaaataatttatttttaaaataaaataatcaatattttgaatataaatataaatttagaaagttcgtataggctcgtgagccgctcgtgagcctcaaagtattcggtaagtagtttgggattcgattcgatactaaacaatcGAAATTGAGCataccactattcggttcggctcggttcgattacacccttATCATTTAATGAGTTTAGCTTTTAAGAAATGGATTATATTAtcttcataaaaaataaaaaaaatggattatgtttttttttgtggggttaaggtacaaatgccCCCCTAAACAAGACACCTCTAGAACGTATCCTCCCCATTCTCGATGTTGACCCAAATAAACCCCCAGAGTCAATAAAAATTGTACATTTAAACCCAACAAGTTAACGGCCGTCTAATGCCGTTAAGttgctgggtttaaatgcacattttttttatggactctgggggtgtatttgggccaaggtcgagaatgggggtATACCCCTTCACCCTCTCCGCAAAAACCTCCGGCACCGCCCCGCATGCCGTTCTTCCCTTTTCTTCTCTGCGACGACCTCACTTATGCCAGTGGACTTCCCTGTGCTGGATTTCCGCACAGGGAGATGTGAGAGCGCTAAGAAAGAAGCGAGCGGCGG
The genomic region above belongs to Salvia miltiorrhiza cultivar Shanhuang (shh) chromosome 5, IMPLAD_Smil_shh, whole genome shotgun sequence and contains:
- the LOC131024679 gene encoding uncharacterized protein LOC131024679, giving the protein MGQKKSNLCFILLLQFTSLIHCFAEPLDTILHDHALRVMSQKRRHSDELYDARLPKYLAGMKLSVVGLRSRTLWTKGANFSSFLIPPKTLPVPYVKRILIVYHNLGNCSSSYYSLSGYSLLTPVVGFLVYDASHLSSKNLSKLELNTNGETISIAFNKSLSARGKEGTKCAAFGALGDVLLSDLSLPNICHSTSQGHFSIVIPIKKRHKMSLLWILGFVAGFTGLVLGTVAVRSLLCKRTQEMEREADEGEFLKTYWIASSKMPQAQVTRTQPVLESKILPNPKMSWYA